The genomic region ACCGCTCGGCCAGTACGGGGGCCAGTACGGCCAGCCGTATGTCCACCAGCGTCGCACCTACTTGATCGGCAAGGCCCGGCCGAACGCCCCGATCGGGCGCAACCGGGAGTCCGGGGAGATCATGCTGATCATCTTCGGTGCCTTCCTCGGCATGCTCTGGGGCCTGCTGATGCCGATCCTGCCGCTGCGGATCGCCGGGCTGGTCGGCCTGCCGTTGCTGGCCATCGCCGCGGTCTACGTCCCGTACCGGCGCCGGACCTTCTACAAGTGGGTGGAGATCAACCGCACGTACCGGCGCACGCTGCGCAGTGGGCGGGCCGTCTGGCAGTCCAGCGCGATGGACGCCGGTACCCGTTTCGACGGCCGCGAGATCGAGGTCGGTCCGCCGCCAGGGGTGGGGCGGCTGCGCTGGTTGAGTGCGCCGTTCGGCCCGGACGAGGTCGGGGTGCTGATGCACCTGGAGCGCCGTACGGTCACCGCCGCGATCGAGATCGAGGGCCCGGGCGTCGGCCTGCGGGACTCGGAGGACCAGGAGGCGCTGGTCGACCGGTTCGGCACGCTGCTCAAGCACGTGGCCAACGGGGACGGCTTCGTGACCCGGCTGCAGATCCTGGCCCGCACCCTGCCCGCCGATCCGGACGCGCACGCTAAGGACGTCGAGCGGCGCGGCGACCACGACGCCCCGCGCTGGCTGCAGGACTCCTACGACCAGTTGCAGTCGATGGTCTCCACTTCCTCCGAGCAGCACCGGGCCTACCTGGTGGCCTGCATGCACTACAACCGGGACCTGGCCGCCGAGGCGCACGCGATGGGCCGCACCGCCACCGGCGAGCGGGCCCGTGACGACGAGGGTCTGGCGGCCGTGATGGCCCGCGAACTCACCGACATCTGCGCCCGGTTGGCGGAGGCCGACATCCGGGTGCGGCAGCCGCTGGGCCAGGCCCGGCTCTCCTCGCTGCTGCACTCGATGTACGACCCGGACCACCCGATCGACCACATCCAGGCGATGAGCCGGCGCAACGCCTGGCCGGCCGAGCTGGACGCCACCCACCCGCAGTACCTGCAGGCCAAGACCCGGGAGTCGCAGACCCGGGAGCCCTGGTGCCACGCCACCGCCTGGATCAAGGAGTGGCCGCTCACCCCGGTGGGCGTCAACTTCCTGGCCCCGCTGCTGGTCCACACCCCGGACGTGATCCGCACGGTGGCGGTCACCATGGACCTCGAACCCACCGACGTGGCGATCGAGCGGATGCTCACCGAGAAGACCAACGACGAGGCCGAGGCCAGTCGGGCGGCCAAGATGAACCGCACCGTCGACCCGCGCGACCTGGCCCACACCGGCCGGGTCGACCAGCGCGGCGACGACCTGGCCTCCGGAGCCGCCGGGGTCAACCTGGTCGGCTACATCACGGTCTCCTCCCGCAACCCCGAGGCGCTGGCCCGCGACAAGCGGAC from Kitasatospora azatica KCTC 9699 harbors:
- a CDS encoding SCO6880 family protein; translated protein: MTSEPLGQYGGQYGQPYVHQRRTYLIGKARPNAPIGRNRESGEIMLIIFGAFLGMLWGLLMPILPLRIAGLVGLPLLAIAAVYVPYRRRTFYKWVEINRTYRRTLRSGRAVWQSSAMDAGTRFDGREIEVGPPPGVGRLRWLSAPFGPDEVGVLMHLERRTVTAAIEIEGPGVGLRDSEDQEALVDRFGTLLKHVANGDGFVTRLQILARTLPADPDAHAKDVERRGDHDAPRWLQDSYDQLQSMVSTSSEQHRAYLVACMHYNRDLAAEAHAMGRTATGERARDDEGLAAVMARELTDICARLAEADIRVRQPLGQARLSSLLHSMYDPDHPIDHIQAMSRRNAWPAELDATHPQYLQAKTRESQTREPWCHATAWIKEWPLTPVGVNFLAPLLVHTPDVIRTVAVTMDLEPTDVAIERMLTEKTNDEAEASRAAKMNRTVDPRDLAHTGRVDQRGDDLASGAAGVNLVGYITVSSRNPEALARDKRTIRASAGKSYLKLEWCDREHHRAFVNTLPFATGIRR